The following are from one region of the Arachis duranensis cultivar V14167 chromosome 10, aradu.V14167.gnm2.J7QH, whole genome shotgun sequence genome:
- the LOC107468594 gene encoding transcription factor GTE7: MASAVLANRNEPNWPQHRGGVAGFMGKVPFSNPNPNSKFGNKKNQSALDDASSINRRSNDGNHYQYVTFNVASYSKKELNELKNRLILELEQIRKLKSRIENGEFQPKQSFNGPPKKSSTKKISGNKRPFPLVNSITKDLKRSNSEIGNLMKSCSQVLQKIMKHKVGWIFNAPVDVVGMGLHDYYDIVKKPMDLGTVKSNLAKNVYSTPSDFAADVRLTFKNALTYNPPGHDVHNMADLLLTKFEELYRPVHEKFEDSIRQQDQDVDEELQASSWNHVEPERVERVKNKKENVIPPARFQPEPVQAPASSSNPPMVQSPVRTPSPMRAQPVKPLKQPKPKAKDPNKREMSLEEKHKLGIGLQSLPPEKMEQVVQIIRKRNGNLKQDGDEIELDIEAVDTETLWELDRLVTNWKKMMSKIKRQALIGNLNNNNVASNKSNGELAIGEKVEAAPAEVKKPKKMDAGDEDIDIGDEMPMSTFPPVEIEKDKEVAGGHASSSSSSSSSSSSDSSSSSDSDSASSSRSDSEADNGHL; this comes from the exons ATGGCTTCCGCCGTCCTAGCCAACCGAAACGAACCTAATTGGCCGCAGCATAGAGGCGGTGTAGCTGGATTCATGGGGAAAGTACCATTttctaaccctaaccctaattcaaaatttggtaataaaaagaatcaatcgGCGTTAGATGATGCTTCCTCCATCAACCGGAGGTCCAACGACGGCAACCATTACCAATATGTCACGTTCAACGTGGCGTCGTACTCAAAGAAGGAACTGAACGAGCTCAAGAATCGCTTGATCTTGGAGCTCGAGCAGATTCGAAAGCTCAAGAGTCGAATCGAGAATGGAGAATTTCAACCCAAGCAGAGCTTCAATGGCCCTCCCAAAAAATCGTCGACCAAGAAGATCTCTGGCAACAAACGGCCATTTCCGTTGGTGAATTCCATCACCAAAGATTTGAAACGATCGAATTCAGAGATTGGAAACTTGATGAAGTCCTGCTCGCAGGTTCTACAGAAGATCATGAAGCACAAGGTTGGGTGGATCTTCAACGCCCCCGTTGATGTCGTTGGAATGGGTCTTCACGATTATTATGATATAGTGAAGAAACCCATGGATCTGGGCACCGTGAAGTCCAATCTCGCGAAGAATGTGTACTCTACGCCGTCGGATTTTGCCGCCGATGTGCGATTGACGTTTAAAAATGCGCTGACGTATAATCCCCCTGGTCACGATGTGCACAACATGGCTGACCTGCTTTTAACCAAGTTTGAAGAGCTGTATCGTCCTGTGCATGAGAAATTCGAGGATTCGATAAGGCAGCAGGATCAGGATGTTGATGAGGAATTGCAGGCCAGTTCATGGAATCATGTGGAACCGGAGAGGGTTGAGAGGGTTAAGAACAAGAAGGAGAATGTGATCCCTCCGGCAAGGTTTCAACCCGAGCCAGTGCAGGCCCCTGCGAGCTCTTCGAACCCTCCAATGGTGCAGTCGCCTGTGCGCACCCCTTCCCCTATGAGAGCCCAGCCGGTGAAGCCTCTGAAGCAGCCAAAGCCTAAGGCGAAGGACCCCAATAAGAGGGAGATGAGCCTTGAGGAGAAACACAAGTTGGGTATTGGGCTGCAGAGTTTGCCTCCTGAGAAAATGGAGCAGGTGGTACAGATCATAAGGAAGAGGAATGGGAACCTTAAGCAGGATGGGGATGAGATTGAGCTTGATATTGAGGCTGTTGACACTGAGACCCTTTGGGAACTTGATCGATTGGTGACAAATTGGAAGAAGATGATGAGCAAAATTAAGCGGCAGGCACTAATTGGCAACTTGAACAACAACAATGTCGCATCCAATAAATCCAATGGG GAATTGGCTATTGGTGAGAAGGTTGAGGCGGCTCCGGCTGAGGTGAAGAAACCAAAGAAAATGGATGCTGGGGATGAGGATATTGACATTGGGGATGAGATGCCGATGAGTACCTTCCCCCCTGTGGAGATTGAGAAAGATAAAGAAGTCGCCGGCGGCCATGCTAGTAGTAGTTCTAGTAGCTCCAGCAGTTCAAGTAGTGATTCCTCGTCATCTAGTG ATTCAGATTCAGCGAGTTCCTCAAGGAGTGATTCTGAAGCAGACAATGGTCACTTGTAG
- the LOC107468428 gene encoding uncharacterized protein LOC107468428, with translation MARNFDDMFNEALYGERRWQDNTLIDNWIDECLLEDSEEEDIDRSSIPTTRRWINRDREARHDRLFQDYFTDEPVYNANIFRRRFRMRRHVFLQIVDALSNVYPYFHQRVDATGRRGLSPLRKCTAAIRMREHTIECLEKFVEGAISVFDDEYLQKPNPNDVRRLLQMAEGRGFPDMLGSIDCMHWQWKNCPKAWKGMYMSGYRGVATIVLEVVASSDLWIWHAFFRVSGSNNDINVLDHSPVFDYILNNCAPEAIFVKSISKPQGEKRKLFAQYQEG, from the exons ATGGCTAGAAATTTTGATGATATGTTTAATGAGGCTTTGTATGGCGAAAGAAGATGGCAAGATAACACACTCATAGATAATTGGATCGATGAGTGTTTACTCGAagattcagaagaagaagatatcgaTAGAAGCTCTATACCAACTACTCGTAGATGGATCAACAGAGATCGAGAAGCAAGACATGATCGCCTTTTCCAAGATTACTTTACAGATGAACCGGTGTATAATGCTAACATTTTCCGACGAAGATTTCGAATGAGAAGACATGTGTTCCTTCAGATAGTAGACGCTCTCTCAAACGTCTATCCGTATTTTCACCAGAGGGTTGATGCAACCGGAAGAAGAGGCTTGTCGCCACTCCGAAAATGTACCGCTGCGATACGGAT GCGAGAGCACACAATTGAATGCTTggaaaaatttgttgaaggtgCCATTTCGGTGTTCGATGATGAATACTTGCAAAAACCCAATCCAAATGACGTACGACGCCTGCTACAAATGGCGGAGGGTCGTGGCTTCCCTGACATGTTGGGTAGCATTGACTGCATGCATTGGCAATGGAAAAATTGTCCAAAGGCGTGGAAAGGTATGTACATGAGTGGTTATCGTGGGGTTGCAACCATAGTACTTGAGGTTGTAGCATCTTCGGACCTTTGGATATGGCATGCGTTCTTTAGAGTTTCTGGTTCAAATAACGATATCAACGTGTTAGATCATTCTCCAGTGTTCGATTATATTCTAAATAACTGTGCTCCAGAG GCCATATTTGTCAAATCAATCTCAAAGCCACAAGGGGAGAAACGCAAGTTATTTGCACAATaccaagaagggtaa
- the LOC107468633 gene encoding LOW QUALITY PROTEIN: heat shock 70 kDa protein, mitochondrial-like (The sequence of the model RefSeq protein was modified relative to this genomic sequence to represent the inferred CDS: inserted 1 base in 1 codon): protein MAAAAVLRSLRRRDAASTSLSAFRSLAGGAKPAYVAHKWSSLCRPFSSRPAGNDVIGIDLGTTNSCVSVMEGKNPKVIENSEGARTTPSVIAFNQKGELLVGTPAKRQAVTNPTNTLFGTKRLIGRRFDDPQTQKEMKMVPYKIVKAPNGDAWVEANGQQYSPSQIGAFVLTKMKETAEAYLGKTVSKAVVTVPAYFNDAQRQATKDAGRISGLDVQRIINEPTAAALSYGMNNKEGLIAVFDLGGGTFDVSILEISNGVFEVKATNGDTFLGGEDFDNALLDFLVSEFKRTDNIDLSKDRLALQRLREAAEKAKIELSSTSQTEINLPFITADASGAKHLNITLTRSKFEALVNHLIERTKAPCKSCLKDANISIKDVDEVLLVGGMTRVPKVQEVVSAIFGKSPSKGVNPDEAVAMGAAIQGGILRGDVKELLLLDVTPLSLGIETLGGIFTRLINRNTTIPTKKSQVFSTAADNQTQVGIKVLQGEREMAADNKMLGEFEXAKDKSTGKEQQITIRSSGGLSDDEIEKMVKEAELHAQRDQERKALIDIRNSADTTIYSIEKSLGEYREKIPSEVAKEIEDAVSDLRKAMSGDNVDEIKAKLDAANKAVSKIGEHMSGGSSGSSSAGGSQGGEQAPEAEYEEVKK, encoded by the exons ATGGCTGCCGCCGCCGTCCTCCGTTCCCTCCGCCGCCGCGACGCCGCATCTACCTCTTTGTCCGCCTTTCGCTCG TTGGCGGGTGGCGCTAAGCCAGCATATGTAGCTCATAAGTGGTCAAGCTTGTGTCGACCTTTCAG TTCTAGGCCTGCTGGAAATGACGTCATCGGTATCGATTTGGGTACAACCAATTCGTGTGTTTCTGTTATGGAAGGAAAG AACCCAAAAGTTATTGAAAATTCCGAAGGTGCTCGAACAACACCATCCGTGATTGCTTTCAACCAGAAAGGGGAGTTGCTTGTAGGTACACCTGCAAAGCGTCAGGCAGTAACCAACCCGACAAACACACTTTTTGGTACCAAGCGGTTGATTGGTAGGCGCTTTGACGATCCTCAAACACAGAAGGAGATGAAAATGGTTCCCTACAAGATTGTTAAGGCCCCAAATGGAGATGCATGGGTTGAGGCCAATGGCCAGCAGTATTCCCCCAGCCAAATTGGTGCCTTTGTTCTCACCAAGATGAAGGAAACAGCAGAAGCTTATCTTGGGAAGACAGTTTCCAAGGCTGTAGTTACTGTACCAGCTTACTTCAATGACGCTCAGAGGCAGGCAACAAAAGATGCTGGTAGAATTTCAGGTCTTGATGTGCAGAGAATTATCAATGAGCCCACTGCTGCAGCACTTTCATATGGAATGAACAACAAAGAGGGTCTCATTGCAGTTTTTGACCTTGGAGGTGGAACATTTGATGTCTCCATCTTAGAAATTTCGAATGGTGTTTTTGAG GTGAAAGCAACAAATGGTGACACATTCTTGGGTGGAGAGGATTTTGACAATGCATTACTGGACTTCCTGGTAAGCGAGTTTAAGAGGACTGACAATATTGACCTTTCAAAGGACAGGCTTGCCTTGCAGAGACTTCGTGAAGCTGCTGAGAAAGCTAAGATAGAACTGTCTTCAACATCTCAAACAGAAATAAATCTTCCTTTCATCACCGCAGATGCATCTGGTGCTAAGCATCTGAACATCACATTGACCAGATCCAAGTTTGAGGCTTTGGTGAATCACTTGATTGAAAGGACTAAGGCACCATGCAAGAGTTGCCTGAAGGATGCCAATATATCTATCAAGGATGTCGACGAGGTTCTTCTTGTTGGAGGGATGACCCGTGTGCCTAAAGTCCAAGAAGTGGTTTCAGCTATCTTTGGAAAGTCTCCAAGCAAAGGAGTAAATCCTGATGAGGCAGTTGCCATGGGAGCGGCAATCCAGGGTGGTATCCTACGTGGAGATGTTAAAGAGCTGCTGTTACTTGATGTTACACCACTTTCTTTGGGTATTGAGACTTTGGGTGGCATATTTACCAGGTTGATTAACCGCAACACTACTATCCCAACAAAAAAGAGTCAG GTGTTTTCAACAGCAGCTGACAACCAAACACAGGTGGGTATCAAGGTGCTGCAAGGTGAGAGGGAAATGGCCGCAGACAACAAAATGCTTGGAGAATTTG CTGCCAAAGACAAGTCAACTGGTAAGGAACAACAAATCACAATCCGATCATCCGGTGGACTCTCAGATGATGAGATTGAGAAGATGGTTAAAGAAGCGGAATTGCATGCTCAGAGAGACCAAGAAAGAAAGGCTCTCATTGACATCAGAAACAGCGCTGATACTACCATCTACAGCATTGAGAAGAGTTTAGGGGAATACAGGGAAAAGATTCCCAGTGAAGTGGCCAAGGAAATTGAGGACGCAGTTTCAGATCTAAGAAAGGCAATGTCAGGAGACAATGTTGATGAGATTAAGGCAAAGCTTGATGCCGCAAACAAGGCGGTCTCCAAGATTGGTGAGCACATGTCAGGTGGGTCAAGTGGCAGCTCATCTGCTGGAGGTTCTCAGGGTGGTGAGCAGGCTCCCGAGGCAGAATACGAGGAGGTGAAAAAGTGA